Genomic segment of Bartonella bacilliformis KC583:
GTTTATCGAAATGGTAGATATCCAAAATTGATTGGAGCTACATAATACGTACAAGATAAAATTTTTGGATTGAGGGTAGTTTGTTTTAATAGTTATATTGGGTTCTCTCTTACAATTATTGATTACAGCAAATTTTCTTTACTCGAGTAAATAGCATTGAAGTTTATTGTTTTGTAAGGAGACAGCAAAAAATGATGAATTGTACCACTGATATTTTCCAATCTATCTTGTCACGAAAGTCAATTCGAGCTTTTACTGATCGACCTGTTGAACAGGAAATAGTTGAGAAAATTTTAAAACTTGCAGCACGAGCACCATCAGGAACGAATCTTCAGCCTTGGCAAGTAATTGTTGTGGTAGGAGAGGCATTGCAACAGTTAGGACAAGAGCTTTCACAACTTGCACTATCAGGTGTAAAAGGAGAGCGTGAATATCATTATTATCCACGTCAGTGGCGAGAACCTTATCTTTCTCGACGTAGGAAGATTGGTTTAGATCTTTATAAGAGTCTCGGAATCCAAAAAAATGAAAATGAAAAAATGCTTCGTCAACAAGCGCGGAATTTTTCATTTTTTGGTGCACCTGTTGGGCTTTTGTTTACTATGGATCGAGATATGGAAATGGGGAGCTGGCTTGATCTGGGTATGTTTATGCAGACAGTTATGTTAGCAGCACGAGGATTTGGATTGGATACATGTCCTCAGGCCTCTTTTGCTGATTACCATCAGAAAATTCATATGATTTTATCTGTGCCTCCTGAACGCCAGATTATCTGTGGTATGGCACTTGGTTATCGTGATACGAGTGCTCCAGAAAACAATTTCGAAACTGAACGTGAGCCAATTGAGAATTTTGCTCGTTTTGTTCAATCATGCTAATAGAGCATTTGAGCGCATTAAAGCATAGCTTTTAAAAGCTTGAGAATTGTAAGAATATTTCAGTGTGAGAGTTTATTGTGTTCATTTTATTTTGATGTTGCATGTTAACACTTATTTTACTAAATTTATCATATCGAGATAGTAATTATTTTAAGCAATGAGTTGGTTTCTCAATTGAGCATGGAAGATACTATAGAGAAAAACTGTTGGGTAGTAGCAAGGCGTGCAACACTGGTATTTGTTGCTGTTATTTTTTTAGTTTATCTTACAATTTGATTTTAAGTAGAACAAAAATAATAAAATTGCTTAGGATCCATCTTTGACTTGGAGGTAGGGGGAGCTGATCTTTTTGTCTGTTTTTGATCTTTTTAAAGTTGGTGTTGGTTTTTCCAGCTCACATACAATGGGGCCAAGGCTACAAACATGTTTTTGCAGGAAATCACTTCTGTAGTGTCTTCTTGGCCATTGCATGTTAAAATTTCTCGTATGCGTGTTTATCTTCATGGTTCTAGCTTTCACAGGAATCGGTCATTCTACAGATAGAGCTATTGTACCAGGGCTGTTAGGAGAGGAAGCTTCAACAGTTGATCTTGTTCATATAGATTTGATGATAAAAAAAGTTAAATATGAAAAAAGTGCAGCCAGAAGGTCATCCTTCTTATCACTTTGATTGGCAAAATGATCTTATTTTTGAACAAAAAACAGTTTTACCTGGGCATACTAATGGCATTGCCTTTGAAGGGCTTGATGTTGATAACAATGTTCTCTTAGGCGGGGTTATTATTCTATTGGTGGTGATTTTGTTATAGCTGAAGATGAATTGGGTGATCTAAGTTGTAATACAAAACTTGAAACATCTAAGGTGCTATATCCTTTTGATTCAGCAAGTCAAATGTTATTGATGGCAGAAAATTCAGGTCTTTCAATTGCTGCAATGAAGCGTATAAATGAAGAGACTAAAATGGATCGTGTTGCTTTTAATACTGCACTTGATAAGATTTTTCAGCTATGACGGATTGTATTGATAGAGGGCTTTCACGAGAAGGTGAGTTACCAGGTGAATTACATATTCCAAGACGCGCTAAAAAGCTGCACGATAAGCTTTTAGAGGATCAGAAAAAAAATCACCACTATCCATTTTGGACAAATGATTGGCTTTCTGTATATGCTTGGCGGTTAATGAAGAAAATGCTGCGAGTGGTCGTATTGTAACTGCGCCAACAAATGGTACAGCTGGTGTTATTCCTGCTGTTTTACGTTATTACTTTACTTGCAATTTAATGATAATTCAGATCGAGAAGGGATATATATTTTTTACTAACGGCAGCGGCTATTGGTGGCATCATTAAACATAACGCTTCTATCTTTGGTGCGGAAGTTGGTCGTCAAGATGAAGTTGGGGCAGCGTCTTCAATGGCAGCCGCAGGATTGATTGCAGCATTAGGGAGAACACCAGATCAAATTGAAAATGCTGCTGAGATTGCTCTTGAGCATCATTTGGGAATGACATGTGATCCCGTTGCAGGTCTTGTACAGGTCCCTTGTGTTGATCGAACGCTATGGGAGCTGTTAGGGCTGTAACGGCTTCATCGCTCGCTTTGCATGGTCATGGGGCTCATTTTGTTTTTCTTGATGTTTGTGTTGAGACGATGCGTCAAACGGGGCGTGATATGAGTGAGCGCTATAAAGAAACAAGCCAGAGTGGTCTTGCACTCAACGCTATTTCTTGTTGAGTTATATGATAGTAAACATTTAACCTGAAGATTGTATATTTAGCTCCTAGATAAGGGGAATTATTTGTACGCTTGAGAAGCATAGGCTTAATGAAGGTGTCCAACAACAACATGATACAACATATAGACTATATTATGCAGTGTGGCTGTTCAATGGGATGGCAAATTATACGAAGGCAAGAGGCTTTTTAAGCATTAACAGTAATGGCAAAAAAGCTTTCAACAGATAGTCTAAAATTTCAAAGAGATATTCAATATTTCTTAGATATCCCTTAAGAATAGTAAGATTGAAATGTTAACGGTATCTGTTGAACGAACCTATGATAAAGTAATCCTTGCAGATTTAAGATGAGAAAATTTATTTACGTATTAAAGTTTCTTTAAAATAATGGGGAATAAGCAGATATTTTATGAATAGAATGCTTTCTTATGCTGAGGATCAGCTATTTGTTGCTCCTAAACGAAGTTTAACAGGTACATTACCTGTTCGGCTTGCAACTCGTAAATGGATACGTACGGGAGGGATAGCTGAGCGATAGTTCCGATTTATTTGACAAATCAGAAGGTTAACAAGAGAATATGTACTAAGCATAGTTGGGGTGTATTTTAAATGCGCAAGTTTAGTTGCAGCATCACGAAGAAGGTGTAAAGAAAGGAGTGACGATTGCTTTAACAGTTTTTCTTTTTTTAAAGATATAGAGTGAGTATTATATTTCATAGTGTTGTCCCCTCACGTGGATTTTAGAATTTTTAATATGCTACGGTATAACAATTAAATTTTTCTCTCTTTAAAGCAGAACAAGTATCAAGTGCAGCTTTTTTTGATTGAAAACCAACAAATCGTGCACGATAATAACGCTTTCCATTTTTTTCAAATAATTGCATATGTGAGGATGCATTTCGTAAATTTTCAGGAGTGGCATTTTTCGCTTTTATAAGCATAGAGTTTGCTTGTTCTTTACTAGGAAGAGCACCAATTTGAATAGCCCATCCA
This window contains:
- a CDS encoding nitroreductase; this translates as MMNCTTDIFQSILSRKSIRAFTDRPVEQEIVEKILKLAARAPSGTNLQPWQVIVVVGEALQQLGQELSQLALSGVKGEREYHYYPRQWREPYLSRRRKIGLDLYKSLGIQKNENEKMLRQQARNFSFFGAPVGLLFTMDRDMEMGSWLDLGMFMQTVMLAARGFGLDTCPQASFADYHQKIHMILSVPPERQIICGMALGYRDTSAPENNFETEREPIENFARFVQSC
- a CDS encoding L-serine ammonia-lyase, iron-sulfur-dependent, subunit alpha, translated to MAVNEENAASGRIVTAPTNGTAGVIPAVLRYYFTCNLMIIQIEKGYIFFTNGSGYWWHH